TAAAAATACCATTTGAGGTAGCAGACCAGATCTTCACATCCTTACCACAACCCTCAAAACCAGTTGGAGTATTAATCACCCTTTCTATAGTATTTTTAGGAAGACAAGTAGAGAGTATGTCAATGTTTCATCCAAACTCATCCCAAAACTCACTAACAGTAGCATTATGATTAATTGCGGCATTAGGAATAACATGATCAATAAGAGTATCAGAGAAAAGCCAAGTGCCATACCAAAACTTAATTGTTTTTCCATCACCAACACGCCATTTTAAGCCTTCTTTGAGCAAAGCTGCACCATGAGTGATACCTAGTAGTCGGAAGGAGGCAGGTAATTTTCATCAACTAAAGAACAATTTTTCAGAAATTTTTCATCTAATGGTTGTTTCTCTGTCAAGTCTGCTTACAACTCTTTGTTTGAGATAAATAGCGCCCAAAACCCTCTGTGGAGATTTGTTTGGAAGGTGAGTTGTCCTCTCAAGCTGAAAACTTTTCTTTGGTATGTGATTCACAAGAAAATTCTAACTAATGTCCAAAGAGTGAGAAGAAGATTTGCTATAAGTGCTACCTGCCCTATTTGTAACTCTGTGGATGAAAGCCTCCTTCACATTTTTAGAGACTGTCGCAGATCCAAGACCATTTGGAATGGTATGAGTCCTCTTGTTTCAAttgctaattttttttctcttgattGGAATGGCTGGTTGGCGGCTCAGCTTCACTGCCATTTAAAAATCAAGAATAACATTCGATGGTGCAATATTTTTGTCTTTGTTTGCTGGTTTATATGGAAGTGGAGAAACATGTGTGTTTTTGATTCCTCATTTATCATGTCAGTTTACACTGCTAAAATCATTTGGGATTATGCTGAAGAGTGGAGCTGCTCTCTAAGCAAGGTTAAAATGAGTTCTTTTTATAGTTATACTATGTTTTCTTGGTCTCGGCCTCCTGCTGGTTGGAATAAGTTGAATATTGATGGCACCAGAACTTCTAACTCTGGAAAAATTGGTGTTGGAGGGGTGATTAGAGATCAGCATGGGCATTGGATTCATGGATTTCAAATGAACTTGGGGATTGAGGAGATTTTAGATGCTGAGACTTGGGACTTATTTTTTTGTCTGAAACTCATTGCCAAATATTACAGTGGAAATGTGGAGATTGAGTCTGACTCTGCCATTTTTGTCCAACTTATGCAAATGGATAACACTTTTATGCATCTGCTTGGGTCTCTGCTTGCTAGTTGTGCTTCTACGATTTCCAAACTACAGAATGTGAAGCtctctcatatttttagagaGTGTAACATGGTTGCCGATGCCTtggccaaaaaaaaatatttctaaTGAGTTGGGGCTGATTGAGTTTGCTGATCCCCTTGCACATGCTGCGCAGACTTTCTTAGACGATCTGACCAGTGTTGCTAGATGTAGGCTCACATGAGCCTGTTTTAATATTTAGTCTCTATATTTTTTGTTGCTGTGCCTTTTAGGTTCCCTTTTttgtaacccaaaaaaaattcagggTTATTTTAGTAAATTAAGTGGAGGTCTAGTGAGCAAATGTTTatgttcaaaaataaaatgaaggtgcagagagaatgagagatcTAGTGAGCAAATATGGAGATCCCAGTAGCAACACTCTATATGTATTCACCTTATCTACAAGGATATTGCAGGTGGAAATGAATCTTCAGAGCAAAGCAGGAGTGAGGAGAAGAGTCGTTAAGCAATGTTGAAGCTGGGGATGAAGCAAGTAACTGATGTTAGCAATGTCACCATCAAGAGAACCAAAAGGGTAAGCAGCTGCTTTGTTTCTTTGCAATATATTTCGTTCCCTGTACATGTTTATCCAATGCTAGATGCTTATTTATGTTATTCCTTTACAGAATCTGTGTGTGATTTTAGAACCGGATGTGTTTATAagtccaaactcaaattcggTAAGGATTTGTACTCTCAGCTGCAGACACAGGCTGCCCAGCAGTTGAGGATGCCTGACATGAGTCCTGTAATGGCCAAACTAGAGATTTCTGGAGCTGGTGCTGGAGCCCTTGCagatgaagaggaagaagagggtgTTGAAACTGGTGTTGAACCTCAGGGACATTGATTCTGTCATGGCACAGGTTGGTGCATCAAGGAGCAAGGCAGTCGAGGCTCCCAAGACTCAGATGGGATATTGTCAGTGCTATCATGGACCTCACCACTTAATGTGGTTGGATTAGTATACTGCTCATAGACAAAACTCCAGTGCAAATGGATGCATTTTTACGACGATCTAATTACGCTTGAGATCCTAAACTTGTTTatctaaaaaattaaaaactagTTATGACTGAGAGAAACTGTTATTTTACAAGTCTTTGGTCTTCTTCTTACTCATCTCTCTCCCAAGCTCCTAACAGTGGCTTCTTTTTCCTACTCTTCATCACCACTTTTTGTTTGATCACGTATCACATGCAAAGCTCTCAAGTCCTGATATTCACTTTGTTCAGGGACAATCTCCAGCATTTGGTTGTAACGTTAAAAGGACATTAAACTTTGGTCGCTACAATGTATTGAATTTCGCTTTCAACCCCATGAATGCACCAATGAACGCTGCTCATGATTAGCAAAATGAGGAGGATCTTTAGAAGGTCTCAGAAAAAGTATCAATGGAAGACCCGTATACTGGAGGAGGATGTGCCTTTTAATAGTCAAAATCGAACAGGTCTAGACACTCTTTTCCCCTCTTGTTGTGTGAGACATATATGAACCTCTACTCTTTCTGAGTCGCTCATGAAATGAAATATAGAATCCAAGAAAAATCCTCTGACCCAGTGGATTCGGGGTTGAGGTCTCTCACTTAGTTTCAGTGTATCAATGAATATAAGGATTGATGTCCCTGTCTGCACTAATAAAATGATTCTACCTTACATTGCAGTAGAATAACCTTCTAGTTTTTCGGCCAATTACAAGTAATCTCAAAAAACAACTTGTATCTTCCTCATCGAACAAGTGGTATAAGTAGATACTCAGCATAAAAGAGCTGCAGGAAGATCGAAATATTGGATTAACGAAAAGTTTACTCATGGAAATCAGGTGCATATGATCTATAACATTAACTACTAACATTAACTAACTGGCATACTCCAACAAACAAGGCTCAAGCATATTAAAATCACAGTTGGCTTAATATggatgtaagttttaagtctTTCGTGTTTGAAAACAGTTTGATGTCTTGAGGAAGAAAAAATAACTACAAAGAATagtaggaatagtaaagtgaGCAACTGAAGTGGTGAGCATCTGTAATAAGAGCTTAACAGAAAATAGTTTTAACATGTACATTATCAAGATGTTACTCTTGGGTCGACTAATTTgaacaaaaaagagaaaacaaaaagtaGCTGAGATGGGCATTTACCTTCCAAATAAACATGTAGAAGGTCGTTATTGCAGCTTTGCTGGTGAGATCTACAGATTTTGCTCGGCTCCAGAGTATCAAAGCCAAAATTGCATgtcccaaaacctaaacatggATAAACAGAAAAAGTCAAGATGCCTATACTTTGTTGAGATTGTTCAGTTCTTAAGTAGACTAGTACttgaacatatataaaaaGAAGACTATAGGTTGAATGGATTATGAAAATCGGATCAAGCTTCCCCAGTATCATCAATTTAATCTCAGATTTTAATAGTATCACTGATTCCATGTAAAACCAATCATATCAATATTTCAAAAAGCATTAAccctatatatgtataaagaaGTTGAATACAAAAAACAGTATATTGACTGGTTGTACTTTACAGTGTAAGCATTTGTGAGGAAGCTAATTAGGTTAAACAGAATAAACCCAAAAGTTATCAAATTGGGTAAACAATGAACTGAcccattaaaaaaatttatcaagTTGTAATATCGCTAGATTAACATTTAGACTATAACTGTAAGCCCTACCGTGATGCATTTGCTCAACATGAAGGAGGATGATGCTCCAACTAAAATGGCAACACCATAAGCCATTTGAAGTAGCCATATACATATCCAAAATACCTGACCCAAAATAGCAATAAGAAATAACACTGAAAAGCAAATAGTAGAATATCAATTTGTGGAACATAATTAAGTTTAGTAAAAGGTTACCCGCTCTTGTCCCAGACGTACTGTAAAGGACCGGATGCCAAAGATCTTATCTCCATCAATATCAGGGATATCCTACATAAGTCGGTACATATTTAACATTAATCTCAATCCTTTGTGTAGGAACTGCCTGAATTAAATTAAGACGAACCAACAATGAACAAAACAAGTATACAACTTTGATGTAAAATCACTACTGTTCCTCttcaaacgaaagaaaaggaaaaggagaAGCATTTACCTTAAATAATGCAATAACAACAGAGAAGAAACTCATAAATGCAGTTGCGAAGATAAGTGGCCTCGAGAAGGCAACCGGTCTTTTGTACACATGAGTCTGAAATCGAAACGTAAATTAGTACAAAAGAATGATAATTTGCTCCAATTATACTAGAATCTGTATGAACAACTCTTCATTTTTCACCCTGATGCCTCTGCCAGAAGTCGACTCTGTTACTTTCTCATGTTGcacatttgaaaaaaatgaatcATGACGGTTTATGTGTTGATACtggtgtgtgtttttttcctCCCCATAACTGCTCTCCCAGAACTTATCCATTCCATCTAAGCATGGATATATCcctaattaaattttttttatgtatcCCAAAGAAATGATGTGTGTGCATGCAGATTGTATTTCCCAAGCACTGCATCAGGAACTGACAATTATTATTCAGAGATATCAAAACTGATAATTTTCCAATGATGTTATATAGGCTACGTCTTGCAACAACCTCCCACACATAAAAAAGTATGGTTTGGATAAAGTACTGCCAAAGAGAGAAAGTGGAAGTAAGATAGATTAGAATCCAACGTAACAAACCTGCATGTGCAGGAAAAAAGCAAGTTGAACTATCACTGCTCGAACAGCTAGAATGCACATTGCTGCAACCACAGCAGACCTCTTCCATCTCAGTAGTGGCACCTGAATAAATAAGAGTAATAGACCATGTTACGACACAATTGTTTAACTTTATCACATAACATCAACATATTAATCATCAAGTTTTATCTAAAAGAAAAGGCAGATAATACAGCCATGTATGAAACTGAGGTTACGTATATTTAAACCATATGCAAACATATGTGCATTTAAACTCCTGAAAACTACATACATATGCTGTAGGTTATGCAGTAGCATGCACATGTCGGCATGAGGATGATCGATTTGGTCAACTAGTCACTTGGACTCTTGGAGATAAGTTTATAGAGATGGGCAGTAAAATATCCCGACAAAGGGTTTATGCACATGCATCTGTATGTAAACATTAGCATGAAATCTTGCACtcattccccccccccccccccccaaattgTATTTCTTGTCAGGGATATGTTTTTGGGTCAGTCTCACTTAACAGTTCCAGCTACTGAATTGAGGTCATCTGTATGCGAAGGTAATATTCTTTGATTCAAAATTCAGTCATCTGATTGTTACTaatgaattcatgtaacctttaAGCATTCAATATGCAGCTATCGGAGGTCTCTAATATTGAAGACAACTTACATTGATTGAATAAGCAGTTCCAAGTACAAAACTGATGAAAAGGGCCCACAACAATGGCCATGAACCAACAATCCATCCCAGCCAAAAACTCTGGTAAAAACGAATAAAtttgattagaaaacattgcCTAAATTATTGACATGGTATACTATCTGAAGAAATTAacttcaaaataaataaataaaattagtcAGGTGGTACAGATAGTCAGCATTCAACATGTAGCACCACTTATTCAAATTATGAGTTATCCGCCTAAATTGTTTAGTATTAGTCAGAATTATGGTGAACTATGTTTCCTTCAAGCATATCTTGCCTGTCAATGATTTGCATGCTGCCTAAAAAGTTGTAATAATTTGAGAAACAGACTTGAAGAAAAAACCTCATAGGTTATATATATCTTAACCCAGATGACTTTAAATATGCCCTTCCTCTATAGCAAACTTCAAGTGAGGAGCAGCAAAAATCAGGGATTTAAATCTACAATCAAGgggagagacagagagagagagaggttttaAATAGCTTTTGGTTTTCATTTCTAATATCATCTTTTATCTCTCACTTGTTCCAAACTTTGCTGATCTTTGTCTCACCACGCTCTTTCTCTTCTACAgtaaataacaaaaacaaagccAGATGTTTCTTGAGGGGCTCTACACAAGCATAATACTTAGATGAGTATATGCTTTGACAATGCTTATCCATACCAGAATCACGAAAGAAGTCACAATCATGATGCCAGTCACCACCGAATATTCCCCTGATGCTAATGGAAGATAAGGCTTGTTCACCTGCAATAAAACGTGACCAGATTATCATTTAGAGAATCCAATTATGTAGATATATTTGGTGACGCCTTCCAAGAACAATATAGGGCAACAAACAAAGAAATCTGCCTCGATAGCTCTAAAAAAACATACTGTCTACTGGAATGCCAAGCTGAAATTTCTCCAACCAAATGTTTTTAAGCAATGCAATGCAGTGCAATGTCACAGGTAAAATTTCAAACCTACCTTGTCTATATCAATGTCAGACAACTGATTTAAACCGACAATGTAAATATTCATGAAGAGAGCAGCAACTACAGCCtgaaaataaaacaataaatttgtaaaaatacaGCCATATGATAACAACGTAATGATTTAAACTTAGCAAGATATCGGTATCACCTCCAGCAACCCACTGAAAAATAAGGGGGAAAAATCTGATAGATTCTTGACTGCAAGGAGAGAAACAGAAACTATGCTCAATGCCTGTACAAAGGAAAACATAAGTGAGCTCTCTATACATTGaccagaaaataattaaagcatatgtctaaaaaaaattcttgacCGACTGTTATTCACCAGTATATTTCATGCATCAATTCGTAATTATTGCATTACCAGAAATGATGATAATTACAATGATACTGTCAGAAAACTTAACTGTGCCAATAACTGTGTGCGGCCTTGAAAACCGGTAAAAAGCATCTGTTGCATTTTTGATAGTGCCCCAGACGTTTTTTGCATTATAAGCTCCAGATTCAGAATCTAAAGGGTGACCAGCAGTTGCATTCACCAGGAACTTTTTATGGGTCCTGTAGGATGTAGAACCTTCCCTAGTGCCTAAGTTATGATGCCTTAAATGCTGTTGCGGATGCTGAGGCCCAACAGCACAGTATCTTTGTAGGATGTCCCATTCTCTGCACCTTGAAACTCTAACTGCAGTATATGAACCTATACACACAAAAGTTGGGGTGATGATATGTACCAAATACCAAAACCAACGAGTAAAATGCATTTACATAGTAGTATAAGTCCTTAAACTACAACTCAGTCAGTCTCTCTAAGCTTAAAGTCTATATTGCACAGTGCTTGTGTGAATTCTTGCACAAAGGAACTTTCTATTgctcaaaaattcaaaaaaaaggCAGCAATAGACATTCTGATGAGATATCAAACCTGAAAAGCAAATTTTCTTGTGATTCTCCCTTCTCCAACTGTTCCCACCTACAAGTATTCATCGTGCATCAGAAACATACCAAGATTTCAGTCATCAGAAACTCTATGTTGCAGGAAATGAACACTAAaaaccaaattcaaaatataatattgGAAAAAGCACAGTCAACCGAACCAGTTACAGTACAGAAACATAGAGTAAAGAAGGAAAAACCCCTATTACATGAGAAAACAGAGAAACTCAGATCAACAATAATAATCTTCGGTCACTCAGCTCACCATGAACactaaaaagaaagaaactttAAACAcatgaaaaaacaaaatattccCAATAGAGCATAAACAATTGAACCAAACCAAATGACcgaaacccaaaacccaatgCATGGTTCATTTCCAGCATTGGAATCATCTAAACCCATCAGACCCCAAACATTCAACGCCAGAAATTAACAACAGCACTTAATCAAGAAACAGCGAATCAGTGCATCTTCATAAAAGTGAACTGAAAACCAAGTACCTAAACAAGCTTTTGGGAAGGACCCAAGAAGCGCATAATCCATAGCTTCAGCCAAGAAAACGATGCTCTTTCAGTCCAACTATGAGCAATAGAACCAGTGATTCACCGAGTCCAAAGACTGAGAGGGTGCTTAAATAATTAGAAACAAAATTGAATAATTAGCCAAATTTGAAAAAACAGGGCTTGTGCGTCACAGACCAACAGATGTCTTGTAATGGAAAATACTGTACACACGATGTGGCAGAAGGGTTCAGTTGAGTTCAGAGAAACTGTTGAGTCACTGACACCTCAGACCCGTGTTCAATTCTGACATTATTTAAACGGTGTACTCCGACCTCACCAAAGATATCTGGTAAAACTAGGGGCGGGCACGGACGGATTCGGACACGATGAAACTAATCTCACGTCGCGTCTCACTTATTAATATTTGTGTTTTTAAAAATTCGTCTCACCCGGAATCGGGATGAGATCAAACATATCACACTTTCTCggattttaaataataaatacttaatttactattaataaaaatttagtatcaattattgtaatagaaaaaacatataattgtTCTAAatattcttcatcatctacttcGATACTatgagtttaattattataaaattaaattaatcattcaaattaTAACGTTATAGATATTGTACATAAAAATTCTAGTGTTATCATACaagagaaatatatataaatatatattgtatataagaTTATATAGGTTTTGATTGCTAAGTTCATAGAAATTTGCAATATACAAATTGTCTTTATTTATATCGTATAACTCGAACTATATATTAATGAAAAAATTAACCGGGATTGGTTTATCTTTAAGAAATTAACCAAGGTCCAAGATTCATTCTTTGAAGTTAGTCATTTCCTTATCAAATGCATCTAAGATGttctcataaattataaatatatgattatgatgaaatatttgatggttaaaattcaaatgaaatttaaaacgaGACTAAACAAAGcaggatagaaattattcgtccacacgtctcgtcccactattatgaaacgggacgagATCGGAATTTCagctttttatgcccaccACTCGGTAAAACAACAAAAGTTGCATACTGGTACAGTGTCCCCACCCTGATGCTTTTATATTCAGAAAAGAAATGAAGTAGAAAATAATTTGTTGATTTACCTCATTGGAATGAAACTTGTAGAAAAACCTCATGAAGCCAATGGTCCTCTTCTATAGCAAGAGTTGAGAATTTTATGCAAATATGAAGATAGATGGTTGATAAGCTCTTAATTGTAATAATGATACCCACCTTCATGACTACCGAAATTTGAATGGAAATTCTAGTTGTATATTTAGATATCTTGGtgttctttattttttatattataagTCAATGCATTACTAGTGGGAGCTTCAAGAGTTAGAGTTGCTTGTCGATAAAAGAGTTAAAGAGTTGTGATCAAAGACGTAACTAGTtttgtatcaaaaaaaaaaaagacgtaACTAGTTCCTGACGAGTCATGTCTGCTTAATTGGTTCTAATCATAGGTTGATTTCATTGTATAAGCATCTAGTAAGAGTTTCAAGAGAAAacataacttttttttttttcatttgatgaCTTCAAGGCATAATTAGTTCACAATCGGTGATCTCACAGCAACTCCAATATAAAAGAGTCAAGTGACAAATAACAGTCCCAACGATTATTTTTAACAATGGAGGTGAGTGGCCTGGAAATGCAGGTGCATGATGAGGGTATTCCGATTATGGCCACTGAGATGCCGAGTAGTGCAACGGTGATTGGCTCGGCCCTAGTTGTCCCATCAGCAGAATCAGCATGCAAAGGTGGTGACCCTAATCACTTTGGTGATACACATATTTAGCTAGATATTGTGGGTCCCACTGATTTCAAATCAGTGCACTGATTTCTTCTTGGGAAATTTTatggtgcagcgctgcacGTGTGTAGCGTTGCATGCGTGCAGCGCCTCTAATCCACCATTCATACATCACACGGACCACACGTGCATTTTAAGACACATTCTATCCACCGTCGGATTCGGTATGTATggtatgcagcgctgcaccatAGACGAATCCATTCTTTCTTTGGTGAATTACTTGAAGAGATTGGCCACGTATGAGCTCTGTCGCTCGTGGAAGAAGTATATTTAGTCCAATATATACTCTTTCGATTGAAGAAAATATGTTGATTGTGGTGCATAATGAGAAGTTGTGGGTGTCCCCGAAGACTAATTGTAAACCTGGTCATCCTAAAGGTAGTACGAAGCCTAAGGTAGCCCGAAAGTTAGCGATGGAGGCTTCAGACAACACTGAGGCTAATTCTTCGACTAGGAATATGGCTGCTAAAAGAAGAAGACTAAAGTTTCGATACCAAAGGTGGTCTCTAAGCCTGAGACACCAATAGAGCCTCCGACAACTAAGTGTGTGGGACTAATTGAGCATGTGACTCCTATGGAGGCTGCGCATGAATCAAGGATAGAGACTCATATTTCTCCCCATGTTGAAAAGATAGTTTTAATCTAAGAGCAAGTCCAAGATGCATCATTTTACTCTTTTGTCTACATTAGTTTAGACTTATTATCTAGAACGCTTTAAACAATTTTGAAAATGTAAGTGAGTTATGGTCATATAGTTAGTTTTGTCTAGACTTTAGAGTCAAGTGATAGCTCATTTTTTGGGCCTCTAGGAGTGTGCTATCTTGATAATTCTTACTAAATAATATTGATTGACTttttaattcaaaagaaaaaaatagaataTGCAAGTGGgctaatttgatatattctTTATTGTTTAGTGAACAAATCATAAACTCATAACATTTAAGACTGGCTTTACCAAATGTGTTCATGGTAGTGTAGGGCTGGACAATCTCTAAAATTAGAGTTAACAAATTTTATGGCCAAACTAGGTAAAGATTTAATTATCACCCGCCCATTAGGGTCGGGCTGTATTTGGCTCGGTTGACCACACATTAATGTATTCTTTGCTTTACGGGTTTAAGTTTCGAGTTTCACCCCAATGTAAATCTCACTATAAGAAGCCTACTCGTTTCTCTCTGGCCATGTAGGGTTTGACCGTTTGACCATGGTGGTTGGAAATTCAGATTGAAAGATTGGCTCATCATACATGGTTTCCTGAATTTGTTTCGATAAATGGAGTTGGTAAATCCGTAATGATTTTAGTTTGTTATTGGGGAATAGCTGTGAACATCTCGACCTTGGTCTCAAGCCATATATAAATTGGTTGGATGCGTGACCATGGAGGATGGTTTGCGTTGCCCCGAACGCGGTGGTGATCCAATAGTGGTGATGGTGTGGTGGGGGACTTGTGGACTTCTTTACCCTCCTAGATGTCGTGGTTATAATGTAAAGATGAGCTTAGTTTGAGCCTAGATTGATTTATCTTTAATTTCCTAAGTTCTATTAAAAACTTTTATTATACAATAATAAGCTGCATTAGAGCGACatcatttatataattaataattcCATACCTTTGTTTAGTAGGGCTCGGCTTGGTGGGCTTTGTCCCGTTTTATGCACTTAACATGCCTTGTTTTCCAAATTATTGACAGAATTAAATGAAGTGTTGCTAGATTTATTCATTGGTTAACATCATAATTAGAATTCTGCTATCTTGATACTTATGCTTTGTGATTGTATTCGAGTCATCCTACTATTAAAATTCACTTTTATGCCAAAACTCAAAACTGATGGAGTAAGCATTCGAGCGCTCTTCAGTCTTCAGTCTTCACTAATTGGGGCATGTTCGAAAACATGAATCGCATAGGGACTCTAGATATTAATTTGAGACATTCTCATAATGCTTTTTGTAATATGGAATTTAAACTCAATATCATCTcatatttggtaatttcactAATTAAGACTTAAACACAACTACACAAACTTTTTTGTCCTACATAATGTCGCACTTAAGTCTATGATATTACGTCATTGGAGGagctaaaattatattttttttcttcagattTTAAAATATTGTTTTAATAGATTTTAGAGAGCAATGGGAGGTAGATTTGATCTACAAAAGTACAAAACACTTCATAAAATTGTAACATAAACCTTTGTTTATAAAACCCAATCTTTTTGCCCATACCATCTTCCAATAGAGGCCAGTCATCTCCCCCAATCTCTCTCTCAGTTTTACATAATCAATCTAACCCAACACCAGCTTCAATAAAAACCAATCATCTCCCACACTCCCTCACTCCCTCAAAAGTACCACAATGCTTCCCCCAGTTATCCAAATCCAATCTTCTTTACTTCTCTAGCTTTCACCAAAAACCCAGAACCCCAAACTCCCTCTCTTACAATGGAAGGCACTCTCTTCCCAACTAGACCAGTCCTTCCAATTCAAACCAGCAGACCAGTACAACCCAGCCCTCCAGTCAAATTCAATGCAACCACTCTGCCACCTCTCCCCCAAACCCCATCTTCATTCCCTATAGACTCTCTTCTCCAACACCTCCTCAACATCTCTTCACCTCCCAACACTCCCCACAACCTTAAACCCTTAAACTCACCACACCAAACCAATGGCACTTTTCCTTCTCTTCACATTTCAGCCGGTTCGACTCCGAAAAAACAGCAAGAGTTCAAGAGACCCACTTCGGTTCTGGTCCCGAGTTTCGAGGACAAGGCCAGAACTGATGATGGGGTCATTGACTTCTTGACTATAAAGGGTAAGATGATGTTCAATTCCATTGTAGAGTCGCCTTTGCATTGTGTTAGTGAGTTGTGTGATTCTGCTAAGTTTGAGTTGCTTGAAGTTGATTTGATTAGTCTGTTGAAAGCATTGGATCTTTCTGGCCATTGGGAAAGAGCCCTTTTGGTGTTTGAATGGATTATGCTCAACTTGACTGCCGAAAATTTGAAACTTGATAAGCAGATTATTGAACTAATAGTTAGAATTTTGGGTAGAGAATCACAGCATACTATTGCTTCTAAGCTGTTTGATGTGATTCCCATAG
This is a stretch of genomic DNA from Argentina anserina chromosome 4, drPotAnse1.1, whole genome shotgun sequence. It encodes these proteins:
- the LOC126790631 gene encoding homogentisate phytyltransferase 1, chloroplastic gives rise to the protein MDYALLGSFPKACLGGNSWRRENHKKICFSGSYTAVRVSRCREWDILQRYCAVGPQHPQQHLRHHNLGTREGSTSYRTHKKFLVNATAGHPLDSESGAYNAKNVWGTIKNATDAFYRFSRPHTVIGTALSIVSVSLLAVKNLSDFSPLFFSGLLEAVVAALFMNIYIVGLNQLSDIDIDKVNKPYLPLASGEYSVVTGIMIVTSFVILSFWLGWIVGSWPLLWALFISFVLGTAYSINVPLLRWKRSAVVAAMCILAVRAVIVQLAFFLHMQTHVYKRPVAFSRPLIFATAFMSFFSVVIALFKDIPDIDGDKIFGIRSFTVRLGQERVFWICIWLLQMAYGVAILVGASSSFMLSKCITVLGHAILALILWSRAKSVDLTSKAAITTFYMFIWKLFYAEYLLIPLVR